One Dietzia sp. JS16-p6b genomic window carries:
- a CDS encoding FAD-binding oxidoreductase — translation MTIPSAPTGAPQQTTSSSPSAPYSPSTTDDLSHVRDLGDLAPLLAGKLARPGDPHWDDARRAWQLLVDQQPAAVVTAADDRDVVLTLRVAAALGLRVAAQNTGHNASPLGDLSRTILVRTGALTRVDIDPDNRVARVGAGARWGDLQAAASAHGLLGVGGFSYDVGVIGLVLGGGLGWLARSHGLAASWVVGCDVVTSDGVRRHVDDDHEPDLFRAVLRGADLAVILSLDIRLHPTPELTAGALFWPAESAREIFRLWAHWTEHLPEEVTSVVRLLRIPDAPGVPPFLAGRDFTVVELVAQLPGPEVDALVAPLREASPEIDTISAASPDTLGGLHMDPPEPMPAVSASALMHSLTPESLDDLTGTLGSDLARGLTSVELRDLRGALGRGEETAVSRARALMVAVAVAPPPGAGGGADPLEAGRAGLDAVVHALEPVTVPSELRSMAETRVDPRRLWGEGLTELRELKHRWDPSDRIHANHSVLDG, via the coding sequence ATGACCATCCCGTCTGCGCCGACCGGCGCGCCACAGCAGACCACGTCGTCGTCCCCGTCGGCCCCGTACTCCCCGTCAACCACGGACGATCTCTCCCACGTCCGCGATCTCGGCGACCTGGCCCCGCTCCTCGCCGGCAAGCTCGCGCGGCCCGGCGACCCCCACTGGGACGACGCCCGCCGCGCCTGGCAACTGCTCGTCGACCAACAGCCCGCCGCGGTCGTCACCGCCGCCGACGACCGCGACGTCGTGCTCACCCTCCGCGTGGCGGCCGCGCTCGGGCTGCGGGTGGCGGCACAGAACACCGGGCACAACGCGTCCCCGCTCGGGGATCTGTCCCGCACGATCCTCGTGCGCACCGGCGCGCTCACCCGCGTCGACATCGACCCTGACAACCGGGTGGCCCGCGTGGGCGCCGGCGCACGGTGGGGCGACCTCCAGGCGGCCGCCTCGGCCCACGGCCTGCTCGGTGTCGGGGGGTTCTCCTACGACGTCGGCGTGATCGGCCTGGTCCTGGGAGGAGGCCTCGGCTGGCTGGCCCGATCCCATGGACTGGCCGCGTCATGGGTCGTGGGGTGCGACGTGGTGACGAGTGACGGGGTGAGACGACATGTCGACGACGACCACGAGCCCGACCTGTTCCGGGCGGTGCTCCGCGGGGCCGATCTCGCGGTGATCCTCTCGCTCGACATCCGCCTCCACCCCACTCCCGAGCTGACAGCGGGCGCACTGTTCTGGCCCGCCGAGTCCGCACGCGAGATCTTCCGCCTGTGGGCCCACTGGACAGAGCACCTCCCCGAGGAGGTGACCTCCGTGGTGCGGCTGCTGCGCATCCCCGACGCCCCCGGCGTGCCGCCGTTCCTCGCCGGCCGGGACTTCACGGTGGTCGAACTCGTCGCCCAGCTGCCCGGGCCCGAGGTCGACGCCCTGGTCGCCCCGCTACGCGAGGCGTCGCCCGAGATCGACACGATCAGCGCGGCGTCCCCGGACACGCTCGGCGGCCTCCACATGGACCCGCCGGAACCAATGCCGGCCGTCAGCGCGAGCGCCCTGATGCACTCGCTGACCCCGGAGAGCCTCGACGATCTCACGGGCACCCTCGGCTCGGACCTCGCGCGCGGGCTGACCTCCGTCGAACTGCGCGACCTCCGCGGGGCACTCGGCCGTGGGGAGGAGACGGCGGTGTCCCGGGCGCGGGCGCTCATGGTCGCGGTGGCGGTCGCACCGCCGCCCGGCGCCGGTGGCGGGGCGGACCCGCTCGAGGCCGGACGGGCAGGACTCGACGCGGTGGTGCACGCGCTGGAGCCCGTGACCGTCCCGTCGGAGTTGAGGTCGATGGCCGAGACCCGCGTCGATCCCCGACGCCTGTGGGGAGAGGGCCTCACCGAACTGCGTGAGCTGAAGCACCGGTGGGACCCGTCGGACCGCATCCACGCGAACCATTCCGTCCTCGACGGGTAG
- a CDS encoding TetR/AcrR family transcriptional regulator, which produces MPEAASTRTYRSTLRAEQAANTRSRVVAAAATCFADRGYAGTSLGEIAERAGVSTETVKANGPKRALLLSAFDQAFAGDEGDELLTESDTGRDLVGIGDNDGFLSALAGFIAAANARTSVLWGEYLAAANADPTIDEALTALLQRRHLDFRRTIEQFVARGMTSRVDDVDGAAAILSFLWSPESHQQLVLQSGWTHQRYETWLIDAARRQFSM; this is translated from the coding sequence ATGCCTGAGGCCGCGTCCACCCGGACCTATCGTTCGACGTTGCGCGCCGAGCAGGCCGCGAACACCCGCTCGCGGGTCGTGGCCGCCGCCGCCACCTGCTTTGCCGACCGCGGTTACGCGGGGACCTCGCTCGGCGAGATCGCCGAACGCGCCGGGGTGTCCACCGAGACCGTCAAGGCGAACGGACCGAAACGCGCGCTCCTGCTCAGCGCGTTCGATCAGGCCTTCGCCGGCGATGAGGGGGACGAGCTCCTGACCGAGTCCGATACCGGCCGGGACCTGGTCGGGATCGGCGACAACGACGGCTTCCTCTCCGCGCTGGCCGGGTTCATCGCCGCCGCGAACGCGCGCACGAGCGTGCTCTGGGGCGAGTATCTCGCCGCCGCGAACGCCGACCCCACCATCGACGAGGCGTTGACCGCCCTCCTGCAGCGCCGTCATCTCGACTTCCGCCGCACCATCGAGCAGTTCGTCGCCCGCGGGATGACCAGCCGGGTGGACGACGTGGACGGGGCGGCGGCGATCCTGTCGTTCCTCTGGTCCCCGGAGAGTCATCAGCAGCTCGTCCTGCAGAGCGGGTGGACCCACCAGCGCTACGAGACGTGGCTGATCGACGCGGCCCGTCGACAGTTCTCCATGTGA
- a CDS encoding glycosyltransferase produces the protein MASILLASTPVRGHVTPLLSIAQSLVAAGDRVRFLTGARYRDDVRETGADFLPLPPDADYDDRDIDAAFPGRRGLRGPAGVRFDMIEIFLQPVPAQLAAVRAALAAEPTDAILAESMFSAGAMLTGIPRAERPLLVNLGIVPLAAKHPDVAPFGLGIPPRPGPLGRIRNRVLTVGAERGVFGPVQRRANEIARAEIGRELPRFFLDWPIGADLLVQFTVPGFEYPRPGLADTVHFVGPVARSRPSSTPVPEWWDELSGDRPVVHVTQGTVANSDWPLIEPTVRALADDDVTVVVSTGGRPLETLPADLPANVRAASFLPYDRLLPLTDLFVTNGGYGGVHYALEHGVPVLVAGRTEDKAEVSARVGWTGVGIDLRTSTPSPARIATAARTILADDRYRRKAAAIGEEIRRSPGPDAVHDLVTDALGATARDCA, from the coding sequence ATGGCTTCCATCCTTCTCGCGTCCACCCCGGTACGCGGCCACGTCACCCCGCTCCTGTCCATCGCCCAGTCCCTCGTCGCCGCCGGTGATCGCGTGCGGTTCCTCACCGGCGCGCGGTACCGGGACGACGTCCGCGAGACCGGAGCGGACTTCCTCCCGCTCCCACCCGACGCCGACTACGACGACCGCGACATCGACGCCGCATTCCCCGGCAGGCGCGGCCTCCGCGGGCCCGCCGGAGTGCGCTTCGACATGATCGAGATCTTCCTGCAGCCGGTCCCGGCTCAGCTCGCCGCCGTCCGCGCCGCGCTCGCCGCCGAACCGACCGACGCCATCCTGGCCGAGTCCATGTTCTCGGCGGGCGCCATGCTGACCGGGATCCCGCGCGCCGAGCGACCGCTCCTGGTCAACCTGGGCATCGTTCCGCTGGCCGCCAAGCACCCTGACGTCGCTCCCTTCGGGCTGGGGATCCCGCCCCGGCCCGGCCCGCTCGGCCGGATCCGCAACCGCGTCCTCACCGTGGGCGCCGAGAGAGGAGTATTCGGACCCGTGCAGCGACGGGCGAACGAGATCGCCCGCGCCGAGATCGGGCGCGAACTGCCGCGGTTCTTCCTCGACTGGCCGATCGGCGCCGACCTGCTCGTGCAGTTCACCGTGCCGGGGTTCGAGTACCCGCGACCGGGGCTCGCCGACACCGTCCACTTCGTGGGTCCCGTCGCCCGCTCCCGCCCGTCCTCCACACCGGTGCCGGAATGGTGGGACGAACTCAGCGGTGACCGACCCGTGGTGCACGTGACCCAGGGGACCGTCGCGAACTCCGATTGGCCGCTCATCGAACCGACCGTCCGCGCGTTGGCCGACGACGACGTGACGGTCGTGGTGAGCACCGGCGGTCGTCCGCTCGAGACCCTGCCCGCGGACCTGCCCGCGAACGTCCGCGCGGCGTCGTTCCTCCCGTACGACCGACTGCTCCCGCTGACCGACCTGTTCGTCACCAACGGCGGCTACGGCGGGGTGCACTACGCCCTCGAACACGGCGTTCCGGTGCTCGTGGCCGGCCGCACCGAGGACAAGGCCGAAGTAAGCGCCCGCGTCGGCTGGACCGGCGTCGGGATCGACCTCCGCACCTCCACCCCGAGCCCGGCCCGGATCGCGACGGCTGCCCGGACGATCCTCGCCGACGATCGATACCGCCGGAAGGCCGCCGCCATCGGTGAGGAGATCCGGCGATCGCCCGGGCCCGACGCCGTCCACGACCTGGTCACCGACGCGCTGGGCGCCACCGCCCGCGACTGCGCCTGA
- a CDS encoding cytochrome P450 encodes MDSTTDRSVPAASATRLTADDRAPLLPPGPSLPRSVQGVGFGLARRRVLQRLQARYGDAVTVHLPIYGRSVVISDPALAKALFTAPQESLTNIDPNLGRVLGEQSMFAIEGTDHRRHRKLLTPPLHGRRITGYEAVVEEETRRELGSWVVDRPFASLPSMTRITLDIIIRTVFGARDDELVTLRRVIPPMVEAGSAVVITPELPVRVGAVAVGSVGPRARFARYKKVYDDAITALIARGRRDDRLDERDDILAMMLQSTYDDGSSMTDEEIRDELTALLVAGHETTATTLAWALERLSRNPAVLDELVAEVDDGGAGYRHATILEVQRSRPVIDLAGRHVQAPHLDLGPWRIPRGYNVLVAISLLHDDSAHFAQPERFDPTRFLDTTPPPAWLPFGGGTRRCIGAAFATMEMDVVLRTLLSMYEIVPTTDRDEKWHSRGVAFAPHRGGRITVRRR; translated from the coding sequence ATGGACAGCACGACGGACAGGTCGGTTCCCGCCGCGTCCGCAACACGCCTGACCGCCGACGACCGCGCACCCCTGCTCCCGCCCGGGCCCTCGCTGCCCAGGTCGGTCCAGGGCGTGGGCTTCGGCCTCGCCCGGCGCAGAGTGCTCCAGCGGCTTCAGGCGAGATACGGCGACGCCGTCACCGTGCACCTGCCGATCTACGGGCGTTCGGTGGTGATCTCGGACCCCGCGCTGGCCAAGGCGCTGTTCACCGCCCCCCAGGAGTCGCTGACCAACATCGACCCCAATCTGGGACGGGTGCTGGGGGAGCAGTCGATGTTCGCGATCGAGGGCACCGACCACCGTCGGCACCGCAAGCTGCTCACACCGCCCCTGCACGGCAGGCGCATCACGGGCTACGAGGCGGTCGTCGAGGAGGAGACCCGGCGCGAACTCGGCTCGTGGGTGGTCGACCGGCCGTTCGCCTCCCTGCCGTCGATGACCCGCATCACGCTGGACATCATCATCCGGACGGTGTTCGGCGCGCGGGACGACGAGCTCGTCACGCTGCGCCGCGTCATCCCGCCCATGGTGGAGGCCGGTTCGGCGGTGGTCATCACCCCGGAACTGCCGGTGCGCGTGGGCGCTGTGGCGGTGGGGTCGGTGGGCCCGCGCGCTCGGTTCGCCCGCTACAAGAAGGTCTACGACGACGCGATCACCGCCCTCATCGCCCGGGGCCGCCGAGACGACCGACTCGACGAGCGCGACGACATCCTGGCGATGATGCTGCAGAGCACCTACGACGACGGCTCGTCCATGACGGACGAGGAGATCCGCGACGAGCTCACCGCACTGCTCGTGGCGGGACACGAGACCACCGCGACGACGCTCGCCTGGGCGCTGGAGCGGCTCAGCCGCAACCCCGCGGTGCTGGATGAGCTGGTCGCCGAGGTCGACGACGGGGGAGCCGGCTACCGGCACGCGACGATCCTGGAGGTGCAGCGCAGCCGGCCGGTCATCGATCTCGCCGGGCGCCACGTGCAGGCGCCGCACCTCGACCTGGGCCCGTGGCGCATCCCGCGCGGGTACAACGTGTTGGTCGCGATCTCGCTGCTGCACGACGACAGCGCGCACTTCGCCCAGCCCGAACGTTTCGACCCGACCCGCTTCCTCGACACCACGCCGCCGCCGGCCTGGCTGCCGTTCGGCGGCGGGACCAGGCGGTGCATCGGAGCGGCGTTCGCGACCATGGAGATGGACGTCGTGCTCCGCACCCTGCTGAGCATGTACGAGATCGTCCCGACCACCGATCGCGACGAGAAGTGGCACTCCCGCGGCGTCGCGTTCGCTCCGCACCGAGGAGGGCGGATCACCGTCCGGCGTCGGTGA
- a CDS encoding methyltransferase: protein MLPQPTPDATTTTVTWNEDGTHRTAFWRSENGAPPPTGIVVITDDIAADKALRIARRGSSLLWRGDFQNARQLMRALDRRLTKRASRSPQSTDAGEVFLANRNARAQRAAVLGRILIPLEADYAIRLRRAPDAREACAHAYGRPAAQTTDESTDLIGETLVSLPELLGVISAYEWHRTGIEVAALGARIHPAHGVFAPTRDEYLDLVADTPWPQGIDHPVVWDIGTGTGVLAAVLARRGAREVVATDINPRAVQCARDNVDRLGLAGRVTVVQADLWPYVYDEADDGEAGDTPRADVVVCNPPWIPGRPTSALEQGIYDPDSDVLHRFLSGLADNLSPRGEGWLILSDLADHLGLRTRDDLLNRIDAAGLTVVGTSETTPRHPRAADSADPLHSARSKERTILWRLGRG from the coding sequence TTGCTCCCACAGCCCACGCCCGACGCCACCACGACGACGGTCACGTGGAACGAGGACGGCACGCACCGGACCGCGTTCTGGCGCTCCGAGAACGGTGCACCGCCGCCGACCGGGATCGTCGTGATCACCGACGACATCGCCGCCGACAAGGCGCTCCGAATCGCCCGGAGAGGCTCCAGCCTGCTGTGGCGGGGAGACTTCCAGAACGCGCGGCAGCTCATGCGCGCACTCGATCGGCGGCTGACCAAGCGGGCGTCCCGCTCACCGCAGTCCACCGACGCGGGAGAGGTCTTCCTCGCCAACCGGAACGCCCGTGCCCAGCGCGCGGCGGTCCTCGGCAGGATCCTCATCCCTCTGGAAGCCGACTACGCGATCCGGCTACGCCGAGCGCCCGACGCGCGCGAGGCCTGTGCGCACGCCTACGGGCGGCCGGCCGCCCAGACCACCGACGAGTCGACCGATCTCATCGGGGAGACGCTCGTGTCGCTGCCCGAGCTCCTCGGCGTGATCAGCGCCTACGAATGGCACCGCACCGGCATCGAGGTCGCCGCGCTGGGCGCGCGGATCCATCCCGCCCACGGCGTCTTCGCCCCCACCCGCGACGAGTACCTCGACCTGGTCGCCGACACCCCCTGGCCGCAGGGCATCGACCACCCCGTCGTGTGGGACATCGGCACCGGGACCGGGGTGCTCGCCGCGGTGCTGGCCCGGCGCGGCGCGCGGGAAGTGGTCGCGACCGACATCAACCCGCGGGCCGTGCAGTGCGCCCGGGACAACGTGGATCGGCTGGGGTTGGCGGGCCGGGTCACCGTGGTGCAGGCCGACCTGTGGCCCTATGTCTACGACGAGGCGGACGACGGCGAGGCGGGCGATACTCCGCGGGCCGACGTGGTGGTGTGCAATCCGCCGTGGATCCCCGGTCGCCCGACCTCGGCCCTGGAGCAGGGGATCTACGACCCTGACTCGGACGTGCTGCACCGCTTCCTCAGCGGGCTCGCCGATAATCTTTCGCCGCGGGGCGAGGGATGGCTGATCCTGTCCGACCTCGCCGACCACCTGGGCCTGCGCACCCGCGATGACCTGCTCAACCGCATCGATGCGGCCGGGCTGACCGTGGTCGGGACGAGTGAAACGACACCTCGGCATCCACGCGCCGCCGACAGTGCCGATCCGCTGCACTCGGCCCGGTCGAAGGAGCGCACCATCCTGTGGCGGCTGGGGCGAGGCTGA
- a CDS encoding S9 family peptidase: MASITPSDAATPAVDGDGRPDAPTLTGLAFSDSGFDGQFLRVLDTIPSGGADVGEAFITARRIPEGDREAWNAEWNALGERILADAEASLAAGHRVSAREGFLRAATYFRISGVFMYAPPMDPRFVTANARQRDAFRRAAELMDHPFQQIAVPYEGTELDGYFATPPGPGPFPTVILVGGYDGTMEETYVAGGVAALRRGYAVLMMDGPGQGAALVQRDLHFRHDWEAVVTAQVDWLVARPEVDATRIAALGRSWGGHLAPRAATAEHRLAAVIADAPQYAPGANAALLLPEDHRDDLATGEADDDLNAAVRAGMAQSPGLAFSVGRGMLTHGCATPVDYLRDLTQFTLDGIADRIDCPVLLTVGQNDPRVVDAQRFFDALTAPKTMIEFTNAEGAGEHDEAGAAALFSQRAFDWLDTVIRR, from the coding sequence ATGGCCAGTATCACTCCATCGGATGCGGCGACCCCTGCCGTGGATGGCGATGGACGCCCCGACGCACCCACCCTCACCGGACTGGCCTTCTCGGACAGTGGATTCGACGGCCAGTTCCTCCGCGTGCTCGACACCATCCCGTCGGGCGGAGCCGACGTCGGCGAGGCGTTCATCACCGCCCGAAGGATCCCAGAAGGGGACAGGGAAGCCTGGAACGCCGAGTGGAACGCGCTCGGCGAACGGATCCTCGCGGATGCGGAGGCGAGCCTGGCCGCCGGCCACCGGGTGAGCGCGCGTGAGGGATTCCTCCGAGCGGCGACGTACTTCCGTATCTCCGGGGTCTTCATGTACGCGCCCCCGATGGATCCCCGGTTCGTCACGGCGAACGCGCGCCAACGGGACGCCTTCCGCCGAGCGGCCGAGTTGATGGACCATCCCTTCCAGCAGATCGCGGTCCCGTACGAGGGAACCGAACTCGACGGCTACTTCGCGACCCCGCCCGGCCCGGGACCGTTCCCCACGGTGATCCTGGTCGGCGGATACGACGGCACGATGGAGGAGACGTACGTCGCCGGCGGCGTCGCGGCACTGCGGCGCGGTTACGCCGTCCTCATGATGGACGGCCCCGGTCAGGGCGCGGCACTGGTCCAGCGCGACCTGCACTTCCGACACGACTGGGAGGCGGTCGTCACCGCTCAGGTCGACTGGCTGGTCGCCCGTCCCGAGGTCGACGCCACCCGGATCGCGGCGCTGGGCCGCAGCTGGGGCGGGCATCTCGCGCCCCGCGCCGCCACCGCGGAGCACCGCCTGGCCGCCGTGATCGCCGACGCCCCGCAGTACGCCCCGGGAGCCAACGCCGCGCTGCTGCTCCCCGAGGATCACCGCGACGACCTGGCCACCGGGGAGGCCGACGACGACCTCAACGCGGCGGTCCGCGCCGGGATGGCGCAGTCGCCGGGACTGGCCTTCTCCGTGGGGCGGGGGATGCTCACGCACGGATGCGCGACCCCCGTCGACTACCTGCGAGACCTGACGCAGTTCACCCTGGACGGCATCGCGGACCGCATCGACTGCCCCGTGCTGCTGACCGTAGGCCAGAACGACCCGCGCGTCGTCGACGCACAGAGATTCTTCGACGCCCTCACCGCGCCCAAGACGATGATCGAGTTCACCAACGCCGAGGGCGCCGGCGAACACGACGAAGCGGGGGCGGCAGCGTTGTTCAGCCAGCGCGCGTTCGACTGGCTCGACACGGTGATACGTCGGTAG